The Eubacterium maltosivorans genome includes the window ACGATAACGATGTTCATCAGCTGGCCGCTGTTGGCGATAAGGGCATTGGATAAGCCCTGCAGCATACTGCCGAACATGCCAGCCACCTGAGACAGACTTTGTTCAAGATTAAAGTATTTCGACATATCTGAAGCGTTGTATTTCTGAATAAATTCAGATATCTGCCCGCTGTAATTCTGCAAATTCTGGAGCATTGACGGAATGTTTGTCACCATCTGGGCAATGTTGCTGATCAGGCTGGGCACAAAGCTCATAAAAACGCCGAACAAAATCAAAAGGACAATGACGCAGACAAAAAGAACGGACAACCCCCGACCAAAGCCCCGGCGTTCAAAGATCCTGACCAACGGGTTTAGGAGGTAGGCCAAAATAATGGCCATAAAAAATGGCATGAACATTCCCGAAAAGGTAGGCCATAAAAATACCGCAAAAAGGATGCAGATCAAAACCACAATGGTGTTGACCATCAAAATTCGTTTTTTATCCGGTGATATTTTCATGATGTTCCTCCCCCAAAACCTTTTCCAGAATACCGCCCTCCCGGTGCGTCCGGTCCATTTCCAGCATATCTCTGTCGTAATTCAGGCTTTTATCATGGTATGTCATATGTTCTGCGGCCACAAGGCTGTAGCCGTAGTCCAGATCGTCAAAAAAGCTGCGTGACAAATCATATTCCTGAACCTTAAAATCCTTGGAGACCGTCGCATCTGCGACTTTGGCAAAGCGCTTGCCATCCACATCCTTTACCGGTGTGTTCACGATCGAATAGCTGTCCGCAAGCCGCGCCTTCATTTCTTTTGCGGAGAGCTTGGTGATGCCCTTGTCCCCGCCCAGTGTTACATGGTCATAGTCCACTTCGATGATATCTGAAGGAAAAATAATCTGTGCTTTGCTGAACAGGCCGCCCTCCGAGAGAACCAGGCAGTCAATTTTGTGGTCCCGAACTCTTATGTCGCGCACAAGCCCCCGAAGCCGTGTGTCATTTTCAAGAAACACCTGGGTGTTTAATAAATTACTGGCTTTCATTTTTTCACCTTTCTATATAAACTTTATTGCTTCTGTCGCTGGCTTTATTATAGCACATCCGCAAGCGCATTGTCTTGAGAGAATGCTCAAGAATTCTTCAAATCCAAAGGTCACTCTTCTTTCTTTAAAAGCTTTCGAGGGGCTATGTCCCTCTGGCTCAGACGATGGTTGACTGTCTGGCCGGTCAATGTATAGAGTACTGAGAAGAGCGGGATCATCACAATGATGCCCAGAATCCCAAAAGCTCCTCCGCCAATGGTGACCGCGGCCAGAATCCAAAGCGGGGACAAGCCAATGGAGCTGCCCACAACATGGGGGTAGATCAGGTTGCCCTCGACATGCTGTACGATGAAGCAGGCAATCACAAAAATCAACGCCTTGACCGGGCTCAGGGTCAAGATGAGAAACGCCCCCAGACAGCAGGCCACAATGGCGCCAAAGACAGGGATCAGCGAAAACAGACCGATCAGCACTGCAATGGTCAGGGCATATGGCATCTGCAAAAGCGATAATACAATGGTATAAATGACTGTTAAAATCAGGGCTTCAATGCACTGTCCTGAAACAAAATGACTGAAGGTTTTCTGGGTAAGGCTGGCAATTTCCAAAATCCGGTCAACGCGCCTTTCCGGCAGATAGGCGTACAGAAGCTTTCTGGTTTGAAGCCCCAGCCTTTCTTTCTGGAACAAAAGGTAAACCGCCACCACCAGGCCGATCACCGTATGAAAAACACCGCCTGCTACCGAGGCTGCCACGTTCAGCGTTGTGTTTAAAAATCCCGCAGCGCCGCCCCTGAAAAAGGAAAACAGGTTTTTGCTGAGCATGTCCCAGTTCAGACTTTCAAGCCCACCGGTATCCAGCTTCTGTATAAAAGCAGAAATCTCTGAATGCTCGCCGAGAATGCGGACCGCCCAGCTCTGAAAGCTTGCAAGAACCGATGGAAAGCTCTTTGCAAAGAGTAATACAGCGTTTACCAGCTCCGGCAGCACGAGAAAGATAACCAGAGCCACAATACCAAGAAGAATTAAAAATGCCATCAGGATACTCAGAGGTCGCCGCAGCTTTTGGACACGCTTTCCCTTTAGGCGCTTTTTTGTAAACAGACGCCTTTCCATGAGGCTCATGGGTATATTTAAGACAAAGGCAATGCCAGCGCCGATGATAAAGGGGGAAACTAATCCCAGAAGCCCGAGAAACGCCCCCCACACTGCGTCGATATTCTTAAGTCCCGCCCATAAAATCAGCGCCAGAATAATGAGCCCGATTAAGGTCCGTTTTGTTTTTTGGTTCATCTCCATTACCATTCCCTCTTTCTTTTGCTGAGTCTTGCACCATCACGAGTTGCTTATTTTTTAATACCCTTTTTTAATGTCCTGTCAACAAAAGGATTTCTCATAAATAAAAAAACGCCTTTCATGATTGAAAAGCGTTTTGGATCATAGGCTTATGCGCTGTGCTTTGATTTATAATCTTCGATAGCGGCCTGAATGGCTTCAGCCGCTAAAACAGAGCAGTGGATTTTTTCAGTCGGAAGTCCGCCAAGGGCTTCCACTACTTCTGAGTTTTTCAGGGCAGCGGCTTCTTCAATGGTTTTACCCTTGATCATTTCTGTGGCCATACTGCTGGTCGCAATGGCGGCGCCGCAGCCAAAGGTCTTAAAGCTGGCGTCCTCAACAATGCCGTCATCGTTTATTTTTAAATACATTTTCATAATATCGCCACAGGCAGGGCTGCCTACCTGGCCGATTCCGTTTGCGTCTTCCATTTCCCCGACATTTTTAGGGTTTTGGAAGTTTTCCATTACTTTATCTGTATATTCCATCATGATTTTATTCTCCTTATCTATCTGTTATTTTTCATCATTCTCAGTGATGATGGTGGTGGTCATGGTCATAAACGGCGTCATCAATCGGACTGTTGGCGTCAATGGGTGACATTTTTCTCAGCCGTTCAATAATATCGACAAGATTGTCGACGACGTAATGAATATCCTCCATAGTGGTGTGCTTGCCAATTGTCAGTCTCAGGGAGCCATGGGCAATCCCAGCCGGCAGTCCAATGGCCAGCAGTACGTGCGACGGGTCCAGAGAGCCTGAGGTACAGGCCGATCCGCTTGAGCCCGCAACGCCAATCAGGTCAAGACTTAAGAGAATGGATTCCCCTTCAATATAGTCAAAGCAGAAATTGGCATTCCCCGGAAGACGCTTGGTCGGATGCCCATTTAAACGCACCTGAGGAATTTTCTCCATTACACCCTTGATCAGAGCGTCTCTGAGCTCCTGTAGATGGGCTGTATTGGCTTCAAGGTCATTGGCTGCCATTTCCGCAGCCTTGCCAAATCCGACGATGGATGCAGTGTTTTCTGTACCGGCGCGGCGCCTTCTTTCCTGTGCGCCACCGTGGATCAGATTGTCGATCGGTACACCCTTTCGGATATATAAAGCGCCGATTCCCTTCGGTCCATAGATTTTATGACTGGAGAGGGATAACAAGTCCACATTCAAATCTTTTACGTCAATGGGAACATTGCCGAAGGCCTGCACTGCGTCGGTATGGAAGATGATCCCCTTAGCCTTAACAATTTCTCCAATTTCTTTAATGGGTTCAATGGTGCCGATCTCGTTGTTGGCAAACATGATTGAAACCAGAATGGTTTCATCCTTGATGGCGTTCTTGAGATCGTCCAGTGAAATAAGTCCGTCCGCATCAACCGGAAGGTAGGTGACCTCAAAGCCTTCCTTTTCAAGGTATTCACAGGTGTGAAGCACTGCGTGGTGCTCGATTTCTGTGGTGATGATGTGGTTTCCCTTTTTTCTGTTTTTTAAAGCCACACCCTTGATGGCCCAGTTGTCCGATTCGGAGCCGCCGGCTGTAAAGTAAATTTCTTTCGGGTCTGCGTTAATGGCCTGGGCAAGCTGTAATCTGGCAGCTTCCACGCCGCGCTTGGCTTCCCGGCCCTCTTTATAAATAGAGGATGGGTTTCCGTATTTTTCTGTAAAATATGGCAGCATTTCTGCCAAAACCGCTTCGTCAACGGCTGTTGTCGCCGCGTTATCTAAATAGATTCTTTTCATAAAAAGCCTCTCTTTCAATTATCCATTAAGTCTTGTAAAGACCGGTTATCAATGATGTTATTAATGCTGTCTCTGATTTCCATCCAGAGTCCTCTGGTGACACATTCTCCCGACTTCTGGCAGACATAGCCCTCAGGGCCGCCGACGCAGTCGGCCAGCTCAATAGGGCCTTCCAGCGCGCGGATAATCTCACCAACACTGATGTCCTTGGGCTCTCTTGAAAGAATGTACCCACCCTTCGCGCCTCTTAAACTGACGATCAGTCCCGCCTTTTTAAGGGTCGAAAAAAGCTGTTCCATATAGGAGTCTGAAAAATTCTGTTTTTCTGCTATCTCTTTTATTGATACTGGCCCATTGCCATACCGGCACGCCAGCTCATACATAGCCAGTACACCGTACCGGCCCTTTGTGGAGAGTCTCACTGTGGCACCTCCTTTTTAATTCCCAGTATTCCACCTGGAATTTAATAGTATTATAGCACAGTTCCGCATTAATGCAAGATAAAATTTTGTTCTTTGGCATTTTTTCAGGAAAAATTATTATTTTTCTCCAAAATAAAAACATCTGGATATAAAACTGCTATCCAGATGTTTCAATTATTTATTCTGCTTCTCTCAATCGTTCCACCAGCGTTTCCTTTTCAAAGCTGCGGAGTGCAATTTTTGAGATAAGGTATGGTACCAGAAGCAGGATTACCGCGTAGGCCAGCACATAGAAAACCGGAAACTGGTAAATCATATAGTGGACTCCAAGCTTTCCAAAGGCCCAGCAGATCATATAGCCTGCTGCGGTGCCGAGCGTCAGAGTGATAAGCAGATTTCCCGCGGCCAGAAGCATCCCCTCGCCGAGCACCATCTGGCGGATCTGCCTGCGGCTCATGCCAATGGATTCCAGCATGGCCAGCTCCTGCTTTTTAGACAGGATGTTGGTAATCAATGTATTGACAAGATTGATCATACTGAATGCGATGATAAACAACGCCAGCCCCAGCGCAGTAGCTGAGAGGGTCGCAATGCTTCCCGCATCCTGTTCTCTCTGTTCCTGAAGCGTTGACAGAGCAAGGTTTGGATTGCTGTCTACCAAAGCCCGCAGCGGCTGCTCAACCGCAAATTCCATAGAAGGCTCTGTCGAAACAATAAAATCCTTATCAAGATTAAAGGGCACGATGGACTGGAGGACCTCCTGAGGCATCATAAACCATCCACTGATGGGCTTCGGATAGTCTGTGCTGATCATACCTGCTATTTTTACCTCTTTGGGTACCACGGTATCGCCATTGTAAAAATAGAGGGTTAACGTATCGCCAACCTCAAAACGCCAGCCATAAATTTCCTGCACCACCGAGTTGGCCTGAAGAAGGATGGTGTCGCCTTTCAGCATTGCGTCGTAATCCAGGTTCCCATCCTCCAGGTATTTTTCAAGCTCCTGAGCCTGCTCTCTGGTAAACGGGGAGATGTTATCCTCAACATGGACAAGATCTTCTTTAGGATAATCAAATTCAACAGAGGTCGCTTGGTTACTGCGGATACCGTCCACCCCAGGGATGGACAAAATCTGGCTTTCAAGCGTGTCGGTGAAAGGGGAATTCTTCTGAAGTCCTGCTATACCGTACTCTGAGAGCTCCATAGCGTTTCCTGAAAAAGAAACGATGTATTCCGAATCTGCAAAATCGCCCTGACGTGAATACATTTCTTTATCAAAGGAATTGACAAAGGTCGCTGCCGCCATAAATAGAACGCCGCCGATCCCCAACGAGAGAACTGTCATAAAAACTTTTTTCCGGTTTCTGGCTGAGTTCATGGCTGCGAGATGCAGCGGGCTGATTCTCCGGTGTACCTTTTTGGTTTTCTTTTTCCTGCCGCCGGAGTAAGCCGAATATTTCGAAGCCTCAATGGGCGAAATTGACGCCGCGATTGAGGCAGGCTTCCGAACGGAGATCAAAACAGTGATCAGGTCAATCACGAGCACCAGCAGCGCTACCAGCAGTGTATTTAAAAGGCTCCATCCGTCAGGCTTCAGAAAATAGGCGATAACGCTGCCGATAATAACCCCCACCGGAGCCGATACGGCAAAGAGATAGACGCCTTCGCGGGTAACCAGCCGCCGCACCTGTTTTTTGGTCGTGCCAATGGTCCTCAGCTGTCCATACTGGCGTATCCTGCCAACCACCGAGATATAGAAAACGCCATAGATAACCAGAACACTGGCGAGCAGTACAACAACTCCCACACACGCAGCCAAAGCGATTTCCGGAGTATCTGCTGTCAGGGTGTCCAGAAAATGATCGTTTGGATTCATGTCCTCCCGCGGTATTCCCGCATCACCGCCGACTGAATAAATCGCCGCTTTACAGGTTTCCTTGCCCATCTTCTCTGCCCCTGAAAGCCGGACATAGGCCTCGTAGGGAATGTTTTTCATCTGAGGGCCATTTTCGGCGTAGGCCTTTGAAAAGACCAGCGTATACTGCTTGCTTCCCATTGTTCCCTCAATAAAGCCGCTGACCTTGAAGCTTTCAGTTGCTCCGTTCAGGAAAGTTACGGTAAATTCTGTTCCAAGCTCTGCCGGCTTGCCGATCTGTTCCAGGTATTCTCGTGAAACCAACACCTCATTTTCCTGTACTGGCAGCTTTCCGTCCAGCAGGTCCATTGTTTTAATATCCATGGAATTGCCATCCACATAGACAGGCACCAGCGTATAATTGTCGATTTCTACCGCCTGTCCCCTTTTTCCGAGCGTCAGGTAGGAAACTCGTGAATCCTGTGTCAGGCGATGCAGTTTGTCATCTGTCAGGTTATAGTAAATCGCATGCTGCGCTCTGGCCATGGCACGTTTATCCGCTTCTTTCATCTCGACGGTAAACAGGCTCATAACCATCAGGAGGCTTACAGATAAAATAATGGTGACAGCAATAAAGGCATTGCGCATTTTGCTCGTTTTAATGCTGTCTCTGGCAAGCTTTCCGATAACTTTTCCATTATTATTTTTTTCGTAATTCATTGCCGTTACCTGCCGTTTACGATCTTGCCGTCCTCAATACGGATAACCTCATCCGCCAGCTGGGCAATTTCTTCATTGTGCGTAATCATGACAATGGTCTGGTTAAAACGAGCACTGGTTGCCTTTAAGAGGCTCAGTACATCCTGGCTGGTCCGGCTGTCCAGGTTTCCTGTCGGCTCATCTGCCAGAATAATCGCCGGCTTTGTCGCCAGTGCTCTGGCGATGGCGACACGCTGCTGCTGTCCGCCTGACAGGTTTCCCGGCAGGCTTGTCAGCTTTTCCTTAAGCCCAAGCATTTTGACAATACCGCCCACAAAGCGTTTATCTGCTGTATTACCGTCCAGTTCAATGGGCAGTACAATATTTTCGTATACATTAAGGATAGGCACCAGGTTGTAGTTTTGGAAAATGAAGCCGATCTGGCGTCTTCTGAAGATGGTCAGCTGCTCGTCGTTCATGTCAGACAGCTCCTTGCCGCCTATCTTTACACTGCCAGAGGTCGGCTTATCCAGCCCTCCTAACATATGCAGAAGGGTTGATTTTCCACTTCCGGAGGTTCCCACAATGGCTGTAAATTTTCCTTGTTCAACCGATAAGGACACACCATCCAGTGCCTTTACCATACTCTCGCCGCTGCCGTAATGCTTTTTCAAATCCGTTGTTTTTAAGATCTCCATTTTCTGTCTCCTTTATTTGCTGACTTAATCTTATCACCTGAATGTTTCAAAAAGCTCTCGATTTGAAAAAAGAATGTTACAGTTTTGAGAGATTGCTCATCAACCGGCCTGATTCGGCAGAAATACTGAAAAAACAGAGCCTTCACCTTCCCGTGAGGCTACTTTAATGTAGCCCTGCTCTTTCCCGATAATCTCGCGCGCCAGATAAAGCCCCACGCCGATGCCAGGGGTACTGTGAACCTTGGATTCTCTGTAAAACCGTTTAAAAATATCATTGATATGTGTCTCAGAAACGCCGATCCCTGTATCCGCAATTTCTATTTTTGTGTACATCTCCCACTGTTCTGCTGAAACAGATACCTTTCCACCCTCCGGGGTGTATTTAACCGCGTTTTCCAACAGATTAAAAAGCGCTTCGGCCGTCCATTTTGTATCGTGATAAAGCTCAAGCGTCTCGTCACACACCACGTTTACGGTGATCCCCTTTTTTTCTGCCGGCATAGTAATACCGCTGATTGCCTGGGCAAGAGTAGGATAAAAGACCTGACGCTCAGCCTTTAATACGATCTGTCCGTTTTCCAACCGTGATATTTTTGTCAGCACCTGGATCAGAAAGTCAAGCTTTTCCACCTGATTTTGAAGCCCATCCAGAAAGAAAAGCCTTTTTTCCTCTGGAACCTGAGGATTCGTTACGGTATCCGCGTACATTTTTATATTGGCAATAGGCGTCTTAAGCTGGTGTGATATGTCTGAAATAATCCTCTGAACCGCCTGCTTTTGTTCGCTGCTCTCTTGGGTGGCGGCATTGGTAATATCATATAACTGATTCAGCTTCATCTGCACTTTTGAAGACAGAGTTTCCTCCTCCAGGTTAAAGGACTGTATCCCTTCGTTCTGGATCAAGCTGTCCAGACTTGAGCAGAGCTCATCCGCAAAGGAAACAAAGCGCCGTCTGCAAATCAGCTGAAAAACATAGAAAATCCCCCAAAAAGCCACTGCAAAAATTACCGCGGCCGCACGAAGCATCATGCCCGTATCACGATCGGTCAGGGCAAAGACCAGCACCGCGAAGGCCGCAGTCAAAATACTCATAACAGCAATACTGATCCACTCCTGCAGCACAGTGGATACTTGTCTTTTACGCATCCCCTTCACCGGTCCATTCATAGCCCATCCCATAGATTGTTTTAATATAGGCAAAGGTATCGTCTGATATTTTTGAACGCAGGCGGCTGACATTGATCGTAAGGGTATGCTCATCAACAAAATTTCCCTCGTTGTCCCACAGACTTTCCAAAAGCATTTTCCGGGTCAGCACCCTGCCGGGATTTTTACAGAAAATCTGCAGAAGCTTAAACTCTGTCGGCGTCAGCACCAGTGGCTCTCCGTTTTTGCTGGCCGCCCGTTTCTCAAAATCAATCTCAAGGTTTCCACAGATAAACAGCTCTTTTCTGCTGACTTCACTTCTTCTGAGAACCGCGTTGATGCGTTTAATCACGATCTTTATATTAAAGGGCTTGGTAATATAATCGTCTGCTCCCAGCTCGAAGCCTTTCAAAATATCATCGTCCAAGTCACAGGCTGTTAGAAAAACCAATGGAGTTCTGTCCTGGAGCCGCAGCTTTTTCGCCAGACCAAAGCCATCGCCATCCGGAAGATTCACATCCAAAATCACCATATCCCAGTGGTCTTTCTCAATCCTTTTTCCAGCGTCTTCAAAACGCTGTACCAAAGTGGTTTTGAAGCCCTCAAGCTCCAGATTATAGCAAAGACCTGCGCCCAGCATTTCATCGTCTTCCACTACAAGAATACTCTTCATTTTATGCTCCTCTCTGGCATATTGTCATCGTTCTAATATTTTATCCTAACTTATAAGGAAAGAGAAGTTTCTTTTTTAAAAAAGCATTTCCTTTTCATCTGCTTTCGGGTATGATCATAAGGGCCTGCTGCCTTTTTTGTGCAGGAACTGCGAGGAAACTTTTCTCATTTGATGGTAAACTTTTGTTGTAAGGAGAGTGTTAAACATGGAATGGATTCAAAGACTCAACCAGGCTGTCAATTACATTGAAGAAAACCTGAGCGGCACCATTGACTATAGTACAGCTGCCAAAATCGCCTGCTGCTCAACCTTTCACTTTCAAAGGATGTTTTCATACATTGCAGATATACCGCTTTCCGAGTATATCCGCAGGCGCCGCATGACCGCAGCCGCATTTGAGCTTCAGACAACTGCTGCAAAGGTAGTGGACATCGCACTGAAATATGGGTACCAGTCCCCTACCGCTTTTACCCGCGCCTTCCAGAGTGTTCACAGTGTACCACCCTCTTCCGCCAGATCAAAAGGAATTTCTTTGAAAGCCTATCCACGGATTACCTTCTCTATTTCAATTAAAGGAGATACCGAAATGAATTACAAAATTATTGAAAAACAAGCATTTAGAATTGTAGGTGTGTGCAAATCACTGGACGTAAACTTTGAGGAGAGCTATAAAAAGGTTCCTGCTCTCTGGCAGGAGGCTGCCAAAAAGAACCTGATCCCACAGCTTGTACCGCTTATGGATAAAGAGCCCTTTGGGGTGCTGGGAGTGAGCTCCAGCATGAACGAAAAAACCTTCGACTATTATATTGCCGTTGCGACAGACAAATCTTTGCCGCAGGGGATGACTGAGTTCACCATCCCTGCCGCCACATGGGCTGTTTTTGAGTGCATCGGCCCTTTGCCTCAGGCCATCCAGACCCTGCAGCGCCGCATTGTCACCGAGTGGCTGCCAAACTCTGGCTATGAATACGCCAACGCGCCGGATATCGAGGTCTACGGCGAAGGCGACCAGCAGGCAGAGGACTACCGATGTGAGGTCTGGCTGCCGGTTTCAAAAAAATAGAAATACAAAAACAGACCATTCAAAATAAGAATGGTCTGTTTTTTTGTTATGGTCTAAGCCCAGAGCCTCCCTGAAGCGTAATGGTTTCACCACTGATAAAAGAAGCGTCCTCACTGGCCAGAAAAACACAGGTACGTCCAATATCCTTTTCGGCGTCACCAAAACGGCCGAGCGGTACGCCCTTAATGGTTTTTGCGTATAGCTCCGGATACTCTTCCTTCCATTTTGCCAACCCCGGTGTTTCTACCAGGGGGCAGACCACATTGACATTAATGCCGTACTGTCCCCATTCCGTAGCCGCTACTCTTGACAGTCCCCGGATTCCCTCTTTCGCTGCAGCATAGGAGGATTGTCCCTCTCTTCCCGACAAACCGGCGCCGGAAGCAAAATTAATGATGGCGCCATGACTTTCCTTGAGATACGGAAAAGCTTCTCTCATGTAGAAAAATGTCGCGTAAAGTCCTGTATTGATGGCAAGGTCAAAGTCTTCCTTTGTGTGATCCTGCAAAAGCACGCCGGATTTTGAGGTTTGTGCATTGTTGATTAACACATCGATATGTCCAAAACGTTCAACGGTCTTTTCAATGACGTTTTTAACCGCGGCTTCGTCGCTTCCATCCGCTGTTACTGTCAGCACCTCAACATGGTATTCCGACTCGAGTTGTTCTTTTGCCTGCTCGAGGGTAGAAGGAGTTCTTCCGGTCAGTACAAGGGAGGCACCCTCACTGGCAAAGGCTTTGCTGACGCCAAAACCGATTCCCTTACCGCCGCCAGTTATAATAACGACTTTGTTTTTCATTCTCATTTTAGTCATCCTTTCTGTGTCAAAGATTAAATTTTCTTTATCTTCGGGGTATTATAAAGTATTTTTTTATATCTGTAAATAATTGTTAAATATTTGTCTTTCAGGCTGCGTTGACATAACTAAAAAATTAGGATACAATTTTCAAAGCATTAAATTTAAAATATTGAGGTTATCATTATGGCCATTAGACAAATAAGAAAACTTCCAGACGACATTTTACACAAAAAATGCCGTCTTGTTGAAACCATTGATGAACGAACACTGGAATTAATAAAAGACATGACAGAAACCATGTACCAGCTTCCAAACTGCGGCGGCCTTGCCGCCAACCAGGTAGGCGTACTAAAACGTGTGGTTGTCATTGATGTAGGGGAAGGCCTCTACCAGCTGGTTAATCCAAAGATCATCGAAGCGGAGGGCGAACGCGTTGTTGTTGAAGGCTGCATGAGCTCTCCCGATGTATGGGGAAAGGTCAAACGCCCCGAACGCGTTGTCGTTGAGTACACAACACCAGAGGGGGAGGTGCTCCAGAAAGAAGCGGAAGGACTGCTGGCAAAATGCTTCTGCCATGAGCTCGACCATCTGGACGGCATCTTTTTTACCGATAAGGTTATTGAGTATGTCGATCTCTAAATCAAAAAGAGTACCTCTTTTATAAGTGGTACTCTTTTTAAATAGCATTCCGATTCAACGGCAGGCTCAGCCCTTGCCTTCAATCACTGCTATAATCTTTCCGTATTCTTCGCTTAAGGCTTCAAAAACAGGTTCAAGGTCTGCGCAATCATTCCTTCGTACCTTTTCCACCATTTCTGCCGCTCTTTCACTCAGAAGATCAAACCCAAGGTTTGCGGCTGTTCCCTTCAATGTATGGGCCTCACGTTCAATACGCTCATAATCCTTGTCTGCCACTGCCTGTTTTAACGCATCATAGGTTTCATCTTTTGGAAATTTGAGTACAAAGCGCTCGAGTAAGGCTGCATTGTTAGAAAAACGCTGCAAGACTGTTTCCAAATCAATTCCAATTGATCCCAGCCCTTCTAAAATATCCATCTTGTCTCTCCTGTTCTCATTTTTTATCATCTTACATACTTTTGAATGACCAAGATAATACTAACGTTATATTAAATTATAGTACAGCCCACTGAAAAAGACAAGAAGTATAATTGCTTTAAAGACAACTGTTCAAACTTTGATTTATACAGCCCCCAACATCTCAGTACTGCTCTGCCTTCTGTTAAGACTGGTATTCTGCCAGCTTAGCTTC containing:
- a CDS encoding AI-2E family transporter; this encodes MEMNQKTKRTLIGLIILALILWAGLKNIDAVWGAFLGLLGLVSPFIIGAGIAFVLNIPMSLMERRLFTKKRLKGKRVQKLRRPLSILMAFLILLGIVALVIFLVLPELVNAVLLFAKSFPSVLASFQSWAVRILGEHSEISAFIQKLDTGGLESLNWDMLSKNLFSFFRGGAAGFLNTTLNVAASVAGGVFHTVIGLVVAVYLLFQKERLGLQTRKLLYAYLPERRVDRILEIASLTQKTFSHFVSGQCIEALILTVIYTIVLSLLQMPYALTIAVLIGLFSLIPVFGAIVACCLGAFLILTLSPVKALIFVIACFIVQHVEGNLIYPHVVGSSIGLSPLWILAAVTIGGGAFGILGIIVMIPLFSVLYTLTGQTVNHRLSQRDIAPRKLLKKEE
- the nifU gene encoding Fe-S cluster assembly scaffold protein NifU: MEYTDKVMENFQNPKNVGEMEDANGIGQVGSPACGDIMKMYLKINDDGIVEDASFKTFGCGAAIATSSMATEMIKGKTIEEAAALKNSEVVEALGGLPTEKIHCSVLAAEAIQAAIEDYKSKHSA
- the nifS gene encoding cysteine desulfurase NifS encodes the protein MKRIYLDNAATTAVDEAVLAEMLPYFTEKYGNPSSIYKEGREAKRGVEAARLQLAQAINADPKEIYFTAGGSESDNWAIKGVALKNRKKGNHIITTEIEHHAVLHTCEYLEKEGFEVTYLPVDADGLISLDDLKNAIKDETILVSIMFANNEIGTIEPIKEIGEIVKAKGIIFHTDAVQAFGNVPIDVKDLNVDLLSLSSHKIYGPKGIGALYIRKGVPIDNLIHGGAQERRRRAGTENTASIVGFGKAAEMAANDLEANTAHLQELRDALIKGVMEKIPQVRLNGHPTKRLPGNANFCFDYIEGESILLSLDLIGVAGSSGSACTSGSLDPSHVLLAIGLPAGIAHGSLRLTIGKHTTMEDIHYVVDNLVDIIERLRKMSPIDANSPIDDAVYDHDHHHHH
- a CDS encoding RrF2 family transcriptional regulator, which produces MRLSTKGRYGVLAMYELACRYGNGPVSIKEIAEKQNFSDSYMEQLFSTLKKAGLIVSLRGAKGGYILSREPKDISVGEIIRALEGPIELADCVGGPEGYVCQKSGECVTRGLWMEIRDSINNIIDNRSLQDLMDN
- a CDS encoding ABC transporter permease, whose amino-acid sequence is MNYEKNNNGKVIGKLARDSIKTSKMRNAFIAVTIILSVSLLMVMSLFTVEMKEADKRAMARAQHAIYYNLTDDKLHRLTQDSRVSYLTLGKRGQAVEIDNYTLVPVYVDGNSMDIKTMDLLDGKLPVQENEVLVSREYLEQIGKPAELGTEFTVTFLNGATESFKVSGFIEGTMGSKQYTLVFSKAYAENGPQMKNIPYEAYVRLSGAEKMGKETCKAAIYSVGGDAGIPREDMNPNDHFLDTLTADTPEIALAACVGVVVLLASVLVIYGVFYISVVGRIRQYGQLRTIGTTKKQVRRLVTREGVYLFAVSAPVGVIIGSVIAYFLKPDGWSLLNTLLVALLVLVIDLITVLISVRKPASIAASISPIEASKYSAYSGGRKKKTKKVHRRISPLHLAAMNSARNRKKVFMTVLSLGIGGVLFMAAATFVNSFDKEMYSRQGDFADSEYIVSFSGNAMELSEYGIAGLQKNSPFTDTLESQILSIPGVDGIRSNQATSVEFDYPKEDLVHVEDNISPFTREQAQELEKYLEDGNLDYDAMLKGDTILLQANSVVQEIYGWRFEVGDTLTLYFYNGDTVVPKEVKIAGMISTDYPKPISGWFMMPQEVLQSIVPFNLDKDFIVSTEPSMEFAVEQPLRALVDSNPNLALSTLQEQREQDAGSIATLSATALGLALFIIAFSMINLVNTLITNILSKKQELAMLESIGMSRRQIRQMVLGEGMLLAAGNLLITLTLGTAAGYMICWAFGKLGVHYMIYQFPVFYVLAYAVILLLVPYLISKIALRSFEKETLVERLREAE
- a CDS encoding ABC transporter ATP-binding protein, translated to MEILKTTDLKKHYGSGESMVKALDGVSLSVEQGKFTAIVGTSGSGKSTLLHMLGGLDKPTSGSVKIGGKELSDMNDEQLTIFRRRQIGFIFQNYNLVPILNVYENIVLPIELDGNTADKRFVGGIVKMLGLKEKLTSLPGNLSGGQQQRVAIARALATKPAIILADEPTGNLDSRTSQDVLSLLKATSARFNQTIVMITHNEEIAQLADEVIRIEDGKIVNGR
- a CDS encoding sensor histidine kinase codes for the protein MRKRQVSTVLQEWISIAVMSILTAAFAVLVFALTDRDTGMMLRAAAVIFAVAFWGIFYVFQLICRRRFVSFADELCSSLDSLIQNEGIQSFNLEEETLSSKVQMKLNQLYDITNAATQESSEQKQAVQRIISDISHQLKTPIANIKMYADTVTNPQVPEEKRLFFLDGLQNQVEKLDFLIQVLTKISRLENGQIVLKAERQVFYPTLAQAISGITMPAEKKGITVNVVCDETLELYHDTKWTAEALFNLLENAVKYTPEGGKVSVSAEQWEMYTKIEIADTGIGVSETHINDIFKRFYRESKVHSTPGIGVGLYLAREIIGKEQGYIKVASREGEGSVFSVFLPNQAG
- a CDS encoding response regulator transcription factor gives rise to the protein MKSILVVEDDEMLGAGLCYNLELEGFKTTLVQRFEDAGKRIEKDHWDMVILDVNLPDGDGFGLAKKLRLQDRTPLVFLTACDLDDDILKGFELGADDYITKPFNIKIVIKRINAVLRRSEVSRKELFICGNLEIDFEKRAASKNGEPLVLTPTEFKLLQIFCKNPGRVLTRKMLLESLWDNEGNFVDEHTLTINVSRLRSKISDDTFAYIKTIYGMGYEWTGEGDA